The Gossypium hirsutum isolate 1008001.06 chromosome A03, Gossypium_hirsutum_v2.1, whole genome shotgun sequence genome contains the following window.
atatattaattaaatctaaGCCTTCCCAACTAAGCTAAATAATGTAAATAGATGAAATGTCGTTGTCTCAGTTTTTCTTTTGTTCTACTTTGTCTCAGTTTTTCACATCTTTAACCATGTGCACAAAAATATCATTGTCCATTACCATTTCCTATGGTGGTATTGTCccttctttccttttcctttttgttttctttcatcaGTATCGTCCTTCTCATTTGCAATGTAGTtcaacatattaaaaatattgacCAAGGCGGGGTCGGGGAATCTATTATTGAATACTcgagtttgacattttttttttaaatatggtaTTTGTATTCTTTTCATCTAACGTGGTATTTGTATTTGGTagaagttatatattttggtacttgaaaATAACCAGGTTAACTTTTTaagattgatttgatgaaaatttataattaactaataatattagcaattaactttcatgAAATCAACCCTAAGACtcgaattaagaaataaaaagttaACATTGTTATATCTGAAAAAATTACAGTTTGACCCgtcaaaaaagataaaattttgatttaatcttaaaAGCTATAAAGATGTAAGGTACTATATtggtgaaattttatttttagtccttataaaaatatacaacttactTTCAAAAATTAACTTTGCCCGTCTTTGAGTAGTAAAATGTATAACGTTTGCCAAATACAAATATTacactagaaaaaaaatatgggtaccaaattttaaaaatgtgtCAAACTAAGGGCTTATTCTGCAGTGCTTAAAAAATGCACTTCTGGCTCCAAAAGTACATTTGTAATAAAAACTAGGCTAAACAAGCTGAATATATTAAACTAACAAAAAATTCAAGTGGCAATTTGCAAACAAACAACTAAAAACTTACAAATTGTTTCCAGTTTAGTCATGTGTTCATACATCGGAAAATATAAGGTAACAAAAAGcccaaaatggaaaattttatagctTAGTTTGTGCTGGCTTTGCAATTTCCATGATGTTACTGTCAAGTGCATGAACTTATCTTCCAACCAAACCTCATTTTTAATGTCTTTACTCTTATTTGTCATTTTGCTATTTCCCCCTTTAATTTGCCTTACATGCAccctataaaaaaattttaaaatttagatgaGAACATGGATGTCACCTAAAATTCAAATGCCACCATGGGCTATGGTCAACATTTCAAAAAGGCAGATGATAGTACCATTGTTAGCTTAATCATTACAAAACCCAGAAtcttgaaattaaaaagaaaatacccCTCTTTGCTAATGGAGTGACAAACCTCAAAACTTTACTTAGCCTTCCATTTACTATTTGGCCATTGATCACTATGGATTAATTAAAGCAAGCATCCCTTTGGATGGTTGAATTTCATGCAAGCACAAACCATGAAAAAAAAGAGCCATGGTATCAATTGACTTCAAGTCATCTTTAGATGTGGAATGCCATACAAGTTCGTCATAATTATTATGTCCAAAACTTTTTTATTCACTCTAATCGTTGGAATCTACATAAATAAGGacgaaataatcaaattataatcaAATTATAGGTGAtcgtttaaattttaataatactaAACTCTACAAAATTGGGGGAGAGCCAAAACTTCCCCCATAGATCATTATCATTATCTTCCTAAAAGCACACACgacaacataaatatatatatttgtttataacattcaattcaaaggTGATCTATGAGGCACACCTTTCCTGCGGCTATTACTTTCAGCTTGTGGAATTAAAATGGAGCTTCTTTTGTTGGCCTTGCAGTTCATTGCATTGCCATCATCACCACCACCATTGCCAAAGTCATAAGCCATTTGAGGATCCTCTTGGAGATCTAAGAAGCTGAAATCAGTCCTGGTTTTGTATAAAAATGGAAGCAATTCATTGCTTGGGGGTTCAAGTTTTTTCCCATCAGACTTGGAACTCTCTATATGATTGATCTGCATGCATGTGAGAGAAGGAAAATTAAGTGACATGAACATGTTTTACTAGTGATTGGCTTAGAAGAAATGATGAACAAATGAACTAACCTTACAAGAGATGGAACAAAACAGAAATGGGTCTTGTAAGCTACGGTCACATTTTATACAGAAATTACCAGAGCCTCTAAATGGTCTTGACATTGGCCTTTCATTCAAAAACACTACTTTGGCACTGTTTGTTGTGTAAGGCTGTAGAGTTGAAAATTGATCataaaattaagcctaaaaagaGGGGTTCTTTTTTACTGTTAATTCAGCCAAAGTTACTTACTTGAACAAGGGAACAATTGATAAACTTTTGAGCATCGCTCAACCTTATAACATCTTGATAAACATATCTTCTTATCTGTAAAAAGTGTAATAAAAAATCAAGCATTTGATGTGCAAAAAATGGGGCATTTATGGTACATATATAGATTAATGAACCTGTAAACGACGATGAGGACGATGAAGAGGCAAGCAATGAGGACATATAGTAATACAACAAGTCAAGCAAAAAatgttcttttcatttttcttagcaGATTCATGGAGTAAACAAGGATCAAAGAATTTTTCACCAAGGAGAATTCCAAGCCAATGAGGAACTGATCTTGGACCAACCTGTAAAAAGAAACCAACTctacaaaaattaaacaaaacccAAAGATTCCATGACATAAAAAAATTCCAGAAATTTAAGGTATAATGGAATTTCACCATGCTGTTGTGTGTGTGAAGAAGCAGGTGAGAGTGTCAGTAACGTTATAAAGAACAAAGgggtctttttttaaaaaatgaaaatggtcATTGATGATGAATGGAATGGCattgaaagagagagagagggagggggcaaaaatgaagaaaaagagagagatttATGAAGAAAAGGGGGAAACGGCGCCTCCTTGACACTGCCAGCAACAGTCGGAGCAGGCAGCCACTGAATGGCAGTGTTGTTGCCAAATGGGGAAGATGGGGCCATAGGGTCCTCATTTAAAGCAAAGATGGAAAGGGGGTACACTAGTAGTTAgttgttgtattttttttttgaatatctATTGCAAATCTTTTTGTAGTTTTAGACTAAAAACCTATCAAAATTTCAATCTCCCCCTATAGTCATGTTGGATCCAGTTAAATCTAAATTGAATTGGGTCGGATTTAAACCTAATGGAAAGTTCTTCGATGCTGTTTACTTCGCGTAAATGATATGAATTTGCTAACAACTTTTTAATTTAGTGACAAAAGTATTATGTTGTGAGGCATAAGAGTTTGGGTTCAATCCTTGTTAACTCCATCTTTTGgcctcaattataaaaaaaaaatcaatacctTATTTAAAAGGCATTGAACTACTTACCATTTGACCCCAGAGATGAGCAGGTCTAAGCCCATTTCTTCGTACCGTGCACTATCTTTTTGGGGtacatttataattaattcaCATGCATAAACCTTACTTATAAGGCATCAAACTACTTGTCATTTGACCCCATAAGATGAATATGTCTAAGCCCATTTCTTAATATTATGCACTAATTTTTTTGGTACATTTATACTTAACTCACACACattgatttgaatttgagaccATACTTAAAAAGGCATCGAACTACTTGGTATTTGACCTCTAAAGATGAGTAGATCTAAACCCATTTCGTCATACTTAGCactatttttttttctacatTTTTAATTGACTCACACGCCTCAAATTGAACTAAGCAAATTTCAAGCAGGATATAAAGCTTTTTAATACTGTCCTCTTCATGTacaagatttgaacttgagattTTATTTAAAAGGCATTAAACTACATACTATATAACCTCAGAGACGCGTACATTTAAATCTATTTCTTCATATTGTgcactaatttttttttgatacaTTTGCAATTGATCACACACCTTTAATGTGAATCAATCATTGTCTATTTTACTCATTTTCGAAAAttaatatctatattttttatacaatattaaggaTAAGAAATTTAGTAATACgatttaaattgtattaaataagtGTCTAACAAGAATTTTAATTACTATTCTATTCAAATCAATTCTGGGTTTTGAGAAATTTTACATTAACAATTTTTCTAATGAGGTTAATGGTTTGGATTAAAGTATAATATTAACACTGAGAAGATTTCAAAGAGTCAGACACAAAGGAGATAGGAAGTGGGcttgcaatttttattttattcctaaaattttataaaattacgtattaataaatta
Protein-coding sequences here:
- the LOC107944622 gene encoding protein RGF1 INDUCIBLE TRANSCRIPTION FACTOR 1 isoform X2 — translated: MVGPRSVPHWLGILLGEKFFDPCLLHESAKKNEKNIFCLTCCITICPHCLPLHRPHRRLQIRRYVYQDVIRLSDAQKFINCSLVQPYTTNSAKVVFLNERPMSRPFRGSGNFCIKCDRSLQDPFLFCSISCKINHIESSKSDGKKLEPPSNELLPFLYKTRTDFSFLDLQEDPQMAYDFGNGGGDDGNAMNCKANKRSSILIPQAESNSRRKGCM
- the LOC107944622 gene encoding protein RGF1 INDUCIBLE TRANSCRIPTION FACTOR 1 isoform X1, translated to MVGPRSVPHWLGILLGEKFFDPCLLHESAKKNEKNIFCLTCCITICPHCLPLHRPHRRLQIRRYVYQDVIRLSDAQKFINCSLVQPYTTNSAKVVFLNERPMSRPFRGSGNFCIKCDRSLQDPFLFCSISCKINHIESSKSDGKKLEPPSNELLPFLYKTRTDFSFLDLQEDPQMAYDFGNGGGDDGNAMNCKANKRSSILIPQAESNSRRKGVPHRSPLN